The Alistipes megaguti sequence AGATAGGTCGTACCGATCACGGCCGAGCAGTCCACGACACCCTCCTTGAGCACCCACTTGCCGTCGACGTAGTTGAAGTCGTCGACCTCGTAGCGGCCGTCCGAAACGTAGCCGTACATCTGGCCCAGGGCGCTGCCTACCGTCACGCGGTAGTCCGTACCGACCTCATTGGCCGATACCCAGCCCGACTGCAGACCGTCGAGGAAGTCCAGACCGCCCAGATCCATCACCGTATTCTCGTTGTAGCTGGCGTTGGCCGTGAAGGTCAGACCGTAGTCCGGCTTCTCCAACAGCACGAACGTCGCAGCAAGCTCGACACCGCGGTTGCGCGTCTCGCCCAGGTTGCGGTACTGATACTCGTAGCCGCTGCCCGTCAACGGGTATTTGATCAGCAGGTCCTTCGTGTTGTTCTGGTAGACGTCCACCGAACCGTTGATCCGGCCGCGCAGGAAGCTGAAGTCCAGACCCAGGTTGTGCGAGTAGGTCGTCTCCCACGTCAGATCGGGATTGGCCATGACGATCTTGGCGTCGTCGTCCTTGGCCACGCCCCACCAGTTGTCGTACAGATACCAGTTGCTGGCATTGTCGTTTCCGGCATACTCCTGCAGCATCAGGCCCGAGGGGATGTTGTTATTACCGGCCGTACCGTAGCTGTAACGCAGCTTCAGGTTGTCGATCCAGGTGATGTCCTTCATCCACTCCTCGCCCGACAGACGCCACGACACGGCCGCCGACGGGAAATAGCCCCACTGGTTGTCCTTGGCGAACTTCGACGAACCGTCGGCCCGCATCGTCGCCGAGAACATGTACTTGCCCTTGTAGTCGTAGTTCAGACGACCGAAGAACGAGAAGAGACGGTCGTCCGGATCGTAGAAGTTGTTCACCGAACGCGTTCCCGTAGCCGAGCTCATCATCTGCCAGGCCATCATCGAGTCGTAAAACTCCGGGAAATCATAGGCCCAGGCCGTCAGCGTGTTCGAACGCGTCACGATGTACTCCTGACCCAGCAGCAGGTTGAGCGAGTGGTCCTTGTTGCCGATCACGTTCTTGAAATCGTAGCTCAGCGTATTGGTGCTGCGGATCTTGTTGCGCGTATAGTCGGTATACTGCGTGGCGGGACCCGGACGGTTCGAGTTGTAGATCAGATAGGTCGTCATGCCGTAGAAGCGGTCCTTCGTCTGGTCGTAGGTATCCAGACCCGCCTCGACGCGCAGCTTCAGATTGTCGACGATCTCCCACTGGAAGGCCGCATTGCCGTTCCAGTTCTTGCGTTCGTAGCGGCTGTCGTTGTCGGCCGTGGCGATCAGCGGGTTGACGTTGTCGCCGGCCGACGTCTCATCTTCGTCACCCGACACGGCCGTCGTGAAGGGGAACGGTCGGTACTGGATGGCGTGCTTCACACGGCCGTTGCCCGACGTCGAACCCGAATCGTTGTAGGAGTTCGAACCCGCTCCGCGCACGTTCGTATCCGAATAACGGATCGAAAAGTCGAACGAAACCTTCTTCGTCGGCTTGTAGCTGGCCTTGAAGTTGAGGTTGTTGCGCTTGAAGGTCGACCCCACCATGATGGCCCGCTCGTCGATGTGGGCATAGCCGGCCGTCCACTTGAACTTGTCGCCGCCGCCCGAGATCGAAAGGTTGTGGTTGAAGGTCGTACCCGTACGGCCGAAGGTCTGGTCGAGCCAGTCGATGCCCTGCAGGTTCTTGTAGAGGTCCATGTCGGCAAATCCGCCGAAATAGGGCTCGTAGTTGGTGGCAAGCTTGCCCTCCACCATGGCCGCCTCGTACTGGTACTGCACGAACTCGTAGGGCGTCATCGGCGTCAGCGCATCCTGGTTGGCAAACTTCTTGATGCCGTAGTAGGCGTTGTAGTTGACCGTGATGCGGCCCGATTCACCGCTCTTGGTCGTCACGATCACAACGCCGTTGGCGCCTCGCGCACCGTAGATGGCCGTCGAGAAGGCATCCTTCAGCACGTCGATCGAGGCGATCTCCGAAGCCGGGATGTCCGAGATGCTCTCCACCGGGAAGCCGTCGACGATGTAGAGCGGCGAGTTGTCCTGCGTGATCGAACCGCCGCCGCGCACGCGGATCTTGATCTCCGCATCGGGATCTCCTTCGGTAGCCGTCACCGTCACACCGGCCATGCGACCCGACAGCGCCTCGGTCACCGAGTTGACCGGCATCTGCGTCAGTGCGTCGGCACTCACCGAGGCCACCGATCCGACCACGTCACGACGCTTGACGGCCGCATAACCCACGACCACCACATCGTCCAGCGCCGTCGACTCGACCTCGAGCGTCACGTCGATCTGCGTCTTCGTGCCGATGGCCACACGCTGCGTCTTCATTCCTATATAGGAGACCACCAGTGTCTTCTTCGACGCGTCGGGGACCTGCAGGGTCCACGAACCGTCGACTCCCGAACTTGCTCCCAAAGTCGTGCCTTCTACGACCACCGAGGCTCCGATTACCGGATTGCCTGCCGAATCCTTGACCACTCCTCCGATCTTCTGGGCCATGGCCGCGGCAGCCATCCCCAGTCCCAACAGGAGCGTCAGGGCAAACTTTAGCGTAAAGTTTTTCATAAAAAAGGTTTTGGTTAATAATTAGGTTCCTATTCTTTTTTAATTTTTTTATGGAATTACCCGCTTTTCCCTATACAAAAATAGAATCCATACCCAGATTCAAATGGTAAAATTTATCACTTCTCATGGAGATTTTATCAAATAGTCCCGATCGGCCTCCAAATGGACCCGGAAGCACCTCTCCGAACAAAAAATCCTCCCCACAGGGAGGATTTTCCGTATTCGGTGACGGGATTCCACAAAGGATTTTCGCCGGAGATCCGACCTCACAACCACCCCTCACACCTCCGGTCCGGAGCTACAGCCGCCCCTTGGCACGGTCGTACTCGAGCGAGGCCCAGATGAAGGGCCCCACGCCCTTGCAGTCGTTCTCGATGACCGGCTCCGAGATGTAGTATTCGAACGTGCCGCTGCGCCGCTGCTTGCCGCCCAGTCCGGCCACCGCACAGCAGTCCGTCATCGAGATCGTGCCGTCGGCATTCTCACGGATGAAGCGGTCGACGAACTGTTCGTAGCGGTGCAGCGCTTCCTCGCGCATCTCCTCGGGCAGATAGCCCAAACGCACGGCCTTCAGCTGCGCATAGACGAACATCACCGATCCGGTTGACTCGAGGTAGTTGCCCTCGCGCCCCGGCTGGTCCAGCACCTGGTACCACATCCCCGTCTGGGGGTCGGCATACTTCGGCAGCACATCGTAGATCCGCTCCAGGATGGCCTGCATCGGACGCGTGGCATCGTTCTTGCCCAGATACTGCATCGTCTCGACGATCGCCATGGCATACCACCCCATGGCCCGGCACCAGGCGTGGGCCGACTGCCCCGAAATCGAATCGCACCAGAACATCTCGCGCGAATCGTCGTAGGCGTGGCGGTAGAGCCCCGTCGCAGGGTCCCACGTGTGCTTGCCCACCGTGACGAACTGGTTCACGATGTCGGCCACGGCATCGTCGAGCGCCGCACCGGTCAGGTGCGTCATCGCATACTCGGCATAGAAGGGTTCGGCCATGTAGAGGCCGTCGAGCCACATCTGGTGCGGATAGACCGCCTTGTGCCAGAAGCCGCCGTCGAAATTGCGCGGCTGCGCGCGCAGCTGGGCGTAGAGCGTGTCGAGCACCTGCGCGTAACGCTGCTCTCCGGTGCGGTTGTAGAGACTGAACAGCGCACGGCCCGGGCAGATGTGGTCGAGATTGTACTTCGCACGGCTGTAGGTCAGCACGCTGCCGTCGGCCTGCACGATCGTGTCGTAGTAGCGGTCGGCATAGGCGATGAAGTCCGGACGGTTCCACGCCTCGCCCGCATCGCGGATGGCCAGCAGTTCGAGCCCCGTCGTATAGTTCCACTTCACCTTGCCGGCCGGAATGCCGTCGAGCATCGCGGGCGAAGGGTTGCGCGCAATCTCGCTCTCGGCCATCCGGACGGCCAGCGACACCGGCGAATCGTACAGCGCTCCCGATCCCGAGGAGCAGGCGGCCATCCCCAGGACAGCCACGGCAATCAACAGTCGTTTCATGATTTTCTGGTCTCTTTTTTGGTCTCTTTATCCTGATTCTGCTTCAAATGGTTCGTCTTGAGGAACTCGGCCGGCGACATGTGGTACTGTTCGCGGAAGCAGCGGCTGAAGTAGCCCGGATCCGAGAAGCCCACCTTGTAGGCCACCTCCGATACGGAGAACTGCCCCGTGCGCAGCAGCATCTGTGCCTTGGTGATGCGGTACTCCTTGATCAGTTCGACGGGCGACTTGCCCGTGAGGCTCTTCAGCTTGTTGTACATCGTCGTGCGCCCCACGCCCAGGTGCGAGGCCAGCTGGTCGATCGTCAGTTCGGAATTCTCGATGTTCTCCCCGAGCCACGACATCACATCCCGCAGGAACTCCTCGTCGCGGTCCGTAACGACCACATCCTCAACCGCCAGCTCGACCACCTTGTTGCGGGCCGACTGCGTCGAGAAGCGTTCGAACAGCGTCCGCCGCTGCGTAAGCAGGTTGTCGATGCGCGCCAGCAGCAGCTCGATGCTGAACGGCTTGGTGATGTAGCCGTCGGCGCCGAACTCCATGGCCTTCACCCGGTCGTCGGGCGAGTGGCGCGCCGTGAGCATGATGATCGGCAGGTGGCTCATCGTGAAGTCGTGGCGCACCTTGTCGATCAGTTCGATGCCGTCCATGCGGGGCATCATCAGGTCCGTGACGATGATGTCGGGCTGTTCGCTGCGGATCTTCTCGAGCGCCTCGACGCCGTCGTCGGCCTCCACGACGTGGTACGTGTCGATCAGGCTGTTGTACATGAAGATCCGCAGCTCGCGGTTGTCCTCCACGAGCAGGATCTTCTGTGCATCCTTCGGCGGCCGTACGTCCGTGCGGCGCTGGCTGTCGGCCGACGTGTAGTCGCTCACCATGTAATTGTTGCGATGGCTGTGTCCGTGGCCGTCGGCCTCGCTGCCCGCCTGCGAGAAGTCGATCTGCTCCATGCCGAAGTGGGCGTTGCCCAGCCGCAACCGCACGGTGAAGGCCGCACCTTCGCCCGGACGGCTCTCCACCGAGATCTCGCCGTGGTGCAGTTCGACGATGTCGCGGCACAACGACAGGCCAATGCCCGACCCCTTCATCGATCGGTCGACGGCCCGCGATGCCTGCGCAAAGCGTTCGAAGATCTGCTCCTGCTTGTCCTTCGGGATGCCGATGCCCGTGTCGCGCACGGTCAGCAGCACCCGCTCCTCGGCCTCGCGCAGCGAGAGAATCACCTCGATGCGACCGCCGTCGGGCGTGAACTTCATGGCGTTGGACAGCAGGTTGTAGACGACGCTCTCCATGCGTTCCGGGTCGACCCACACCAGCACCGAGCGGCTCGAGACCGTGAACAGCAGCTCGATCCGCCGCTCGGAGGCCATCTCGCGGAAGTCATCCAGCGCATCCTCCACGAGCGGCACCAGATCCACGCGCGAGATCTTCAACTCCATCTTGTTCTTGACGATCTTGCGGAAATCCAGCAGCTGGTTGATCAGCGTCAGCATGCGTTTGGCGTTGCGGTGGGCCAGCGTGAGGCTCGTCTCGCCGCGCGGCGAGAGCTGGTCGTGCTTGCGCACATCCTCGATGCCGCCCAGAATGAGCGTCAGCGGGGTGCGCAGCTCGTGCGAGATGTTCGTGAAGAAGCGCAGCTTCAGATCCGTCATGTTCTGCTCGACGCTCGCCTCGCGGCGGATCCGCATCACGGAGGCGGCAATGCGGAAGGCGATGACCAGCACCGCCAGCACCGCCAGCACGTAGAGCGTCTTGGCCCACCACGTCAGCCACAGCGGAGGCAGCACCTCGATCTCGATCGAGATCCCCTCGTCGGCCGTATCGGCGTTGCCGACGAAGGCCTTGACATGGAAACGGTATTTGCCGATCGGCACGTTGGAGTACGACGCGCGGTTGATCGTTCCCGAGATGTTCCAGTCCTGGTCGTACCCCTCGAGGCGGTACATGTAGCCCACCTCGTGCTGGATCGAGAAGTTCAGCGTGGCGAACTCCACGCGGAAATTCGAGAAGTTGTAGGGTAAAACCACCCGGCCGGCCTCCGGGACGGCTACTTCGAGCGGAGCGTCCTTGCCGACCCGCGCCGGTTTGTTGCGCACGTCGAAACCCGTGAAACGCAGCCGGTAGTCGATCTTCTCGGAGAGCATCTCCCCGGGGCTGAAGCGGTAGAGCTGACGCCCGCCGGCGAAGTAGACGTCGCCCAGCGGCGAGGTGAGCGCCGTGGCCTCGCTGAAGATCTCGTTGCGGTGTTCGTCGTAGACGTAGTAGTTCGAGAAGAGGTGGCGCGAGGGGTCGAAGCGCGAGACGGCGTTGTGGGTCGAGACCCAGATGTCACCCCGCCGGTCCTCGGTCAGCGCCATGCAGATGTTGCTGGCCAGACCGTACGAACGGTCGTAGCAGTGGAAGTGCGGAAGCCCCACGCTGTCGTAACCCGTGATGAGGTTCAGTCCGCCGCCGAAGGTCGCCAGCCAGATCCGCCCCTTCGAATCCTTGAGCATGTGGATGATGTCGTTGTTGCCCAGCGAGGTCGTGTCGCCCGGGATCTTCTGCATCAGGCGGAAGCGCATCTCGCGCGGCGGCAGACTCGGATCGAAGAGCAGCAGTCCGTCGACCGTCGCGGCGAACATCCGCTCCGCACCGTCGCACAGCAGCCACCGCACGCGCCCCGCCTCGTCGAGCGGATAGTGCGACAACTGGTTCCCGGCGTGGATGAAGCGGCTCCCGGCAGGATCCTCCAGCAGGTTGATGCCGCCGCCGTAGGTGGCCACCCAGATCCGCCCCCGCGTATCGATCTCGACGCAGTAGATCTGGTCATCGCTCAGCGAATAGGCCTCCGCGTCGGAGTGGGTGAAGTGCGTCACCGCATAGTCATCCGTTCCCTTCGGCGTCAGCCGGTAGAGGCCTTCGCCCTTGGTACCCACCCAGATACGCCCTTCGGCATCCTCCCTGAGCGCATAGATCATGCCCGTGCCGGCTCCCTGCTGCGGCAGCGTGTAGACCGGGCGGTTCGAGGCGTCGAAGGCCGTCAGTTCGCCGTCGCGCGTCCCGACCCACATCCGTCCCCGGCGGTCGGTCATCAGCGCGCGGATCTCCCCCGACAACGGATTCGACGACTTGGCGTCGAGCGTCAGTACATCGGCCGGCTGCTGCAGCAGCACCGCCTTGCGCAGTCCCCGTTCGTTGTAGGTCGACAGCCACAGCACGTTGTCGTGCACGTCGAAACGCA is a genomic window containing:
- a CDS encoding TonB-dependent receptor; amino-acid sequence: MKNFTLKFALTLLLGLGMAAAAMAQKIGGVVKDSAGNPVIGASVVVEGTTLGASSGVDGSWTLQVPDASKKTLVVSYIGMKTQRVAIGTKTQIDVTLEVESTALDDVVVVGYAAVKRRDVVGSVASVSADALTQMPVNSVTEALSGRMAGVTVTATEGDPDAEIKIRVRGGGSITQDNSPLYIVDGFPVESISDIPASEIASIDVLKDAFSTAIYGARGANGVVIVTTKSGESGRITVNYNAYYGIKKFANQDALTPMTPYEFVQYQYEAAMVEGKLATNYEPYFGGFADMDLYKNLQGIDWLDQTFGRTGTTFNHNLSISGGGDKFKWTAGYAHIDERAIMVGSTFKRNNLNFKASYKPTKKVSFDFSIRYSDTNVRGAGSNSYNDSGSTSGNGRVKHAIQYRPFPFTTAVSGDEDETSAGDNVNPLIATADNDSRYERKNWNGNAAFQWEIVDNLKLRVEAGLDTYDQTKDRFYGMTTYLIYNSNRPGPATQYTDYTRNKIRSTNTLSYDFKNVIGNKDHSLNLLLGQEYIVTRSNTLTAWAYDFPEFYDSMMAWQMMSSATGTRSVNNFYDPDDRLFSFFGRLNYDYKGKYMFSATMRADGSSKFAKDNQWGYFPSAAVSWRLSGEEWMKDITWIDNLKLRYSYGTAGNNNIPSGLMLQEYAGNDNASNWYLYDNWWGVAKDDDAKIVMANPDLTWETTYSHNLGLDFSFLRGRINGSVDVYQNNTKDLLIKYPLTGSGYEYQYRNLGETRNRGVELAATFVLLEKPDYGLTFTANASYNENTVMDLGGLDFLDGLQSGWVSANEVGTDYRVTVGSALGQMYGYVSDGRYEVDDFNYVDGKWVLKEGVVDCSAVIGTTYLRPGAMKLRNVDGSADNKVTTADRTIIGNAQPKWTGGFSLTGYAYGFDFAANFNWVYGNQIYNANKIEFTTERGTNNKFRNLIDMMATQNRWTNIDWSTGELITDPTQLAEANAGTTMWSPLMSTAVFSDWAVEDGSFLRLSSVTLGYTLPDRWMQKLHIKKFRLYVTGANLFCWTGYSGYDPEVDTRRATPLTPGVDYSAYPRSRSVVFGANLTF
- a CDS encoding two-component regulator propeller domain-containing protein, with translation MKRLLVTLLLAVAAAIPSLFAAAPPQSLFRTYSTLDGMTHDRIADIYTDSRGFVWICTWYGVSRFDGYTFKNFSTTPGDFSPLAHHRFISVSEDANGHLWFTTYNLHVYRLNRYTEQFEDVVSLIDGLDSNHYRTLFCRHDRRGGTWVAVAGVGAIRFEDAADESPVRVTAFHTCDELGGDVTALYLDARGGTWLASSGGGLHYLPADADTLRVLCQSEAPGFDFAADSTHVYCLMPSEIVRCGIDGTGIERLGGGSSPLTAITADTVRQRIYAGSRTGELYRVGGDRLERLDPKGHRPRRIRALATDSHGIVWVTTPETGITRYNPASDDYKHFEQKPYTVSYYLDTIPKIAESGGRLWIKMNNWGFGYYDRKNDRIEPFYNDPEQPDCRMTNAVVRFDVHDNVLWLSTYNERGLRKAVLLQQPADVLTLDAKSSNPLSGEIRALMTDRRGRMWVGTRDGELTAFDASNRPVYTLPQQGAGTGMIYALREDAEGRIWVGTKGEGLYRLTPKGTDDYAVTHFTHSDAEAYSLSDDQIYCVEIDTRGRIWVATYGGGINLLEDPAGSRFIHAGNQLSHYPLDEAGRVRWLLCDGAERMFAATVDGLLLFDPSLPPREMRFRLMQKIPGDTTSLGNNDIIHMLKDSKGRIWLATFGGGLNLITGYDSVGLPHFHCYDRSYGLASNICMALTEDRRGDIWVSTHNAVSRFDPSRHLFSNYYVYDEHRNEIFSEATALTSPLGDVYFAGGRQLYRFSPGEMLSEKIDYRLRFTGFDVRNKPARVGKDAPLEVAVPEAGRVVLPYNFSNFRVEFATLNFSIQHEVGYMYRLEGYDQDWNISGTINRASYSNVPIGKYRFHVKAFVGNADTADEGISIEIEVLPPLWLTWWAKTLYVLAVLAVLVIAFRIAASVMRIRREASVEQNMTDLKLRFFTNISHELRTPLTLILGGIEDVRKHDQLSPRGETSLTLAHRNAKRMLTLINQLLDFRKIVKNKMELKISRVDLVPLVEDALDDFREMASERRIELLFTVSSRSVLVWVDPERMESVVYNLLSNAMKFTPDGGRIEVILSLREAEERVLLTVRDTGIGIPKDKQEQIFERFAQASRAVDRSMKGSGIGLSLCRDIVELHHGEISVESRPGEGAAFTVRLRLGNAHFGMEQIDFSQAGSEADGHGHSHRNNYMVSDYTSADSQRRTDVRPPKDAQKILLVEDNRELRIFMYNSLIDTYHVVEADDGVEALEKIRSEQPDIIVTDLMMPRMDGIELIDKVRHDFTMSHLPIIMLTARHSPDDRVKAMEFGADGYITKPFSIELLLARIDNLLTQRRTLFERFSTQSARNKVVELAVEDVVVTDRDEEFLRDVMSWLGENIENSELTIDQLASHLGVGRTTMYNKLKSLTGKSPVELIKEYRITKAQMLLRTGQFSVSEVAYKVGFSDPGYFSRCFREQYHMSPAEFLKTNHLKQNQDKETKKETRKS
- a CDS encoding glycoside hydrolase family 105 protein → MKRLLIAVAVLGMAACSSGSGALYDSPVSLAVRMAESEIARNPSPAMLDGIPAGKVKWNYTTGLELLAIRDAGEAWNRPDFIAYADRYYDTIVQADGSVLTYSRAKYNLDHICPGRALFSLYNRTGEQRYAQVLDTLYAQLRAQPRNFDGGFWHKAVYPHQMWLDGLYMAEPFYAEYAMTHLTGAALDDAVADIVNQFVTVGKHTWDPATGLYRHAYDDSREMFWCDSISGQSAHAWCRAMGWYAMAIVETMQYLGKNDATRPMQAILERIYDVLPKYADPQTGMWYQVLDQPGREGNYLESTGSVMFVYAQLKAVRLGYLPEEMREEALHRYEQFVDRFIRENADGTISMTDCCAVAGLGGKQRRSGTFEYYISEPVIENDCKGVGPFIWASLEYDRAKGRL